One Bacillus sp. E(2018) genomic window, GTTATTTCTGACTTAAAAGAAGGTATTGTGTTTGTTTATAAAGAGAAATTATTATACCTATTCTTAATAACTTCTGGCTGCACAAACCTAATTAACACATTTCTTTTTCCGATATATATCGTTTTTCTGACTCAAAATTTAAAGCTAGAGGCATATATTATAGGGATAATTTTTTCGTTAGGAGGAATAGGTGCAATTATTGGAGCTGCAATTTGTAAGCGATTAACAGAATATTATGGTCAGGGAAAAATTATATTAATTACCATATGTGTAACAATGATCTCTTCCTTATTTGTACCTATCATTAATAATAATTCTTTAATAAGTCTCGTAATTCTTTCTGCTGTTCAATTTATTCAAGGTTTTGCTGTAACTATCAGAAACATCAATCAAGTAAGTATAAGAATGATTCTTACACCAAACGAATTACAAGGAAGAATGAACTCTTCCTTTCGATTTGTACTATATGGCGTTGTACCCATCGGTTCTATTTTAGGTGGTCTATCCGGAGATTTAATAGGAATTAAGATTAGTCTGTTATTAGGTGCGTTGCTGTTTTTAATACCCCTATGGCTGTTTTTCACATCAAAAATTTATCTGATGGATGAAATAGTAAGCTCAAAATATTCACAAGTAAGAGGAAAGGAATCCATTAATGAGTAGTTTATTAGTTGAAAATAATATAGTGTTCGCTGATCCAGTGAACATGCATCAAAAGATTGCTGAGATTAGAAGAATACTCATTCATACACTTAACCATGAATATAGTCCTTTTAAAATACAAAACCTAGATTATGTAGGTAATGGAGTAGAATGCGTGGTTTTTAAAATGGATATAGGTTCATCAAAACATTTTGTAGTAAAAGTACCTTGGCAAGCAACATCTGCGCATACTAAAAATGAACGAATAAGAGCTAGGAGGTTAATAGAAATTGAGAATAAGGTTTCGGAAGTTGTCAGTTTAGTAGAAGAAATACCTGTAGCACTTCCAATTAAACTGTTTCATACAGAACATCTCGACTTTTTAATAACAGAGCATATTGAGAACGATGAATCAACTTACGATGACAAAACTTTAGGAAAATATATAAACAAATTACATAAGATTTCAAATTTTGATGTTGAACAAACATTTTATAGTTCGAATTTGAATTTAAGTCAACGAATTGTTAATAATCTCAAGAAGCTTAAAAGTTTAGCATCTTTGAATTATCGTATTCCAAGTGATGAAGTAGTAAAAGGCGTTCTATTCAATCAGAACCTAAAGCAAAGCTTGTTACATATGGATATTCGACCGGCTAACGTATTGAGTAAAAATAATGAAATAGTAGGACTTATAGATTGGACTAACTATTTAATTGGTGACCCAGGACTAGAATTTATTCGAATAGATGAATACGATCTATTATCAAAAGAATTATTAGTGGGATATGGCGATATCGGAGTAATAACTAAATTACCCTTACCGTTACAGCTCTTATACCGGCTAGATACTGTGAGTATGCTTGCCCTCGTTTTTATAGAGGATGCACCTGATGTTGTGGAAGCAAAGAAAAAAATAACAAGATTAGAGACCCTAATGAATAAATTAATGGAGGTTATATGACATGAATAATGTGTTAAATGAAATTACCTTTGCACCTGCAGAATATCGAATCAATTTAGATAAAAACGTGGTCACAAGTCTTTTAAATTCAACATCTTCATTAGAGTTAGATGCTCTCTTGCATCACATATGTCAACTACTTAACCAGAATTGTGGGGTTGTTATACAGATTGGGAAACTAAGACTTTCTCAAGATAAATCTGAGGAAATTGCAGACAAAATTTCTTATGCTCTTTGTGAAGTATTAAAAACACATGGTGCTCCTTCTGAGATGAAAGTGGAAATTGATCGTCCGCAAGAAACACATGTACCTGTTGGTTTTAAATTTAGAAACTTATTGCCTCATCACGATGGTGGGCATTGTACATATTTAACTCCTAGTACACATGATGTGCCAGATTGGAACCCTAAAAGAAGAACTTATTCCAATGAGACCTTTTTTACTACGCATTCACACAAATTATATCAAGGTTTATTTGTTATTGAACCTGGAGAAGGTCTCAGTGTCACAACTTACTTTAATTTAATTAAGATGGTAAAAAATGCTTACTTACGTAAATTTAATCTAGAAGATGCAAAAGTAGAAGATGTAGCAAAGTGGCTCGGAAACAATATAGATCGTTCTATTAAAAATCAAGACATTCATTTATCTAAGTATTTATCATTAGGAGCCGCTTTAGGTTGTGAAGAAGTACTAGACCACGCTATCAGCGTTCACTGGTCAGAAGAAACATTTACACAAGAACAGTTAGATGAATATCCTGAACTCCAATCCTTGTTACATAATTGCCCATGTGGTACATGTAGTGCTCCAGCAGGTAGATTTTATTGTAGACAACTTTATTTGACTCTAGGGTTAACTCTACAAGAGTTTAGAAGGGATTATGAAGTATGTTTACCGAGTGAGAGATTCGATCTTGTGTTAGGTAATAATATCTCTATTCTCCATGGTGGTTTTATGGGAGGAAAATCAAGATATTTCAAACCAATCTGTATGGTTATGGACGACGTAACAAATAGCGGTGAGTACGAAGATTGGTTGTCTGGGTTATGGAGAAGTACTGGTGACTTTGAGAGTGAGTAAGATTGATGAAGTTAATGTTAGAGTGGGTAGTTTAGACAGCATTGTTAAAAAAAACTGGAATGAATTAGTGGAATTTAACGGAAACGCATTCCAAAAGTATGAGTTAATAAAAATTTATGAAGAGACATGGAAAGGAGATTTTACTCCTTTTCATGTAACTGTAAAAAAGGGGGAATCCCTTAGATCAATAATCCCTGGCTTTTTATATAGATCCTGTCCGAGATTAGATTATTATAAACGTAAAATAGAGCCTTGTATTCAGGATAAAATACTAGTTTCACATGACTTAGTAGGATGGTATGGTCAACCTATTTTTTTTGATTATGAGTATTTAGAGCTCTCAATAAATAAGTTTATTGAAACCGCAA contains:
- a CDS encoding MFS transporter; amino-acid sequence: MNLNYKKLLISQSVSMFGSQISYFTLPLIASISLSASASEVGFLRAAEYLPALLFGLFVGVYVDAHNKRNIMLLSDLVRAILLLLIPILWFFNVLDIYILSGIGFFLGLFSLNFDIAYMSLLPKILKREKLIKANSYFELSYSISSMSGPALAGFLVQLLTAPIAIIVDAFSFLFSAIFVKKIEYEEVNNKKILNYKNVISDLKEGIVFVYKEKLLYLFLITSGCTNLINTFLFPIYIVFLTQNLKLEAYIIGIIFSLGGIGAIIGAAICKRLTEYYGQGKIILITICVTMISSLFVPIINNNSLISLVILSAVQFIQGFAVTIRNINQVSIRMILTPNELQGRMNSSFRFVLYGVVPIGSILGGLSGDLIGIKISLLLGALLFLIPLWLFFTSKIYLMDEIVSSKYSQVRGKESINE
- a CDS encoding phosphotransferase; translated protein: MSSLLVENNIVFADPVNMHQKIAEIRRILIHTLNHEYSPFKIQNLDYVGNGVECVVFKMDIGSSKHFVVKVPWQATSAHTKNERIRARRLIEIENKVSEVVSLVEEIPVALPIKLFHTEHLDFLITEHIENDESTYDDKTLGKYINKLHKISNFDVEQTFYSSNLNLSQRIVNNLKKLKSLASLNYRIPSDEVVKGVLFNQNLKQSLLHMDIRPANVLSKNNEIVGLIDWTNYLIGDPGLEFIRIDEYDLLSKELLVGYGDIGVITKLPLPLQLLYRLDTVSMLALVFIEDAPDVVEAKKKITRLETLMNKLMEVI